One region of Miscanthus floridulus cultivar M001 chromosome 19, ASM1932011v1, whole genome shotgun sequence genomic DNA includes:
- the LOC136526587 gene encoding uncharacterized protein gives MGNPDPTDLINAEVNRIPFRAQNFSLNLWKDTFRSWPKTTKGWKDWYLRVNNSMQVYWAERRLDQCIRLSIADMQKNESMIIAAAYFWSDTTNTFMFGHGPATPTLADVHMLTGLDISTADEGSIYGRKPEYRVNTRNIGGWTGYIQEYQKTGTPSQREHATFLNMWLEKFIFCGRSVGPTNAFLPAAELLANGARFPLGRYLLSSTYHLLHQVSQKLLLGEPIGNLGGPWWFINMWLNAHMHKRLQWDFFAQQFPREIAEDYVLGDDESATRSPLNFGEAIIVLPGTEANEDQIGRFFQSFYNGLSRDHRAWVPYIDEENRFPLLFNFADDTLNQDNELMMAIITPRAIPVNTFGSGKNTNITYEFYNPSAVSRQLAFGQLPIKLCFADVIKPRETITCGTDWNKVVQLSPDADTTDVDISTWTPISFITESYKQWWREWKEQLFATSVHTYRHMIDSEYAIPDDAVNNPAPSVSKSGKPFNLLPVSPTSPIGYNAPYLSRFDPPEDSY, from the exons atgggcaacccagatccaaccgatctgatcaatgcagaggttaacagaatcccctttagagcccaaaatttctctctgaatttgtggaaagacacattccgatcttggcccaaaaccaccaaggggtggaaagactggtacttgagagttaataactcgatgcaagtatactgggcagaacgaagattagaccaatgtatcaggctctctattgccgatatgcagaaaaatgaatcaatgataattgcagctgcttatttctggtcagatacaaccaatacttttatgtttggacatggcccagctactcctacccttgccgatgtccacatgcttactggcttggacatctcaactgccgacgaaggctccatctatggtagaaagcctgaatatagagtgaatacccgtaacatcggcggttggacaggatatattcaagaataccagaaaaccgggacacctagccagagggaacatgccacattcctgaatatgtggttagaaaaatttatcttctgtggtcgatcagtaggaccaaccaacgccttcctccctgcagctgaacttctagCTAATGGcgcaaggtttcctcttggccgataccttctgagctccacttatcatcttcttcaccaagtgtctcagaagcttctgcttggcgaacccatcggcaacctgggaggcccgtggtggtttatcaacatgtggctgaatgcccatatgcacaaacgtttgcaatgggacttttttgctcaacaattcccacgagaaattgctgaagattatgtgctcggggatgatgaatcggcaacacgctcacccctcaattttggtgaagccataatcgtcctccctggaacagaagccaacgaagaccaaatcggcagattctttcaaagcttctataatggtctctctcgtgatcatagggcctgggtaccttatatcgacgaagaaaacagattcccccttcttttcaactttgccgatgacactctgaatcaagataatgagcttatgatggctatcatcactcccagggcaattccagtaaacacattcggcagcgggaaaaacaccaacattacatatgaattttacaacccatcggcagtatcccgccaattggcttttgggcaactgccaatcaaactctgctttgccgatgtgatcaaacccagggaaacaatcacctgcggaacagactggaacaaggtagtacaactttctcctgatgccgataccacagatgtcgatatatccacctggacaccaatctctttcatcaccgagtcatacaagcaatggtggcgagagtggaaagagcaactgttcgcgacttctgttcacacatatcggcacatgatcgattctgaatatgccatccctgacgacgcg gttaataacccagcaccatcggtgagcaaaagtgggaaacccttcaacctcctgcctgtttccccaacatcgccgatcggctacaacgctccctaccttagccgctttgacccgccAGAAGATTCTTACTAA